The following proteins are co-located in the Pseudomonas antarctica genome:
- a CDS encoding SAM-dependent methyltransferase, with amino-acid sequence MSVATPYFDQLFAGNDDPWAFRQRWYEQRKRALTGAVLTRPRYASIFEPGCANGELSAELALRCDRLVCCDTAAAAVALAKTRLLEFPHAQVYQGRLPEQWPTGRFELIVLSELCYYLDADDLHRLIDCVLGSLTDDGQLLACHWRPTIEGCPHTAEHVHAVLQQRLDMPHVVHHHESDFLLDLWSRDGTSVATHEGLR; translated from the coding sequence ATGAGTGTGGCCACGCCTTATTTTGATCAATTGTTCGCGGGTAATGACGACCCCTGGGCGTTTCGCCAACGCTGGTACGAACAACGCAAACGCGCGCTGACCGGGGCGGTGCTGACACGACCGCGCTATGCGTCGATTTTTGAACCCGGTTGCGCCAATGGCGAGCTGAGTGCCGAGTTGGCGCTGCGCTGCGACCGCCTGGTGTGCTGCGACACCGCCGCTGCCGCCGTCGCGCTGGCGAAAACCCGGTTGCTGGAGTTCCCCCACGCCCAGGTCTACCAGGGCCGCCTGCCCGAACAATGGCCGACAGGCCGGTTCGAACTGATCGTGTTGAGCGAGCTGTGCTACTACCTCGACGCCGATGACTTGCACCGCCTGATTGACTGCGTCCTCGGTTCACTGACGGACGACGGGCAGTTGCTCGCCTGCCACTGGCGCCCAACGATCGAAGGCTGCCCGCATACCGCCGAACACGTACATGCCGTACTGCAACAGCGACTGGACATGCCCCACGTCGTGCACCATCACGAAAGTGATTTCCTACTCGACCTGTGGAGCCGCGACGGCACCTCGGTCGCCACCCATGAGGGCTTGCGATGA
- a CDS encoding glycosyltransferase, giving the protein MIGILIPVHNEETLLAECLEAAMIAASHPGLLGEAVQILAVLDSCSDGSAAIAQAYPVQCLQVQARNVGHARGVGARHLLNQGARWISCTDADSRVAPDWLVAQLALGADAVCGTVTVDAWSQGFGPAAQIRYHQAYEARDGHRHIHGANLGVSASAYVQSGGFEPLACHEDVQLVRNLERCGASIAWSHTPQVTTSARLDCRAQGGFGDYLKSLMQAT; this is encoded by the coding sequence ATGATCGGCATTCTGATCCCGGTGCATAACGAAGAAACGCTGCTGGCCGAGTGCCTCGAAGCCGCAATGATTGCTGCAAGCCACCCTGGATTGCTCGGTGAGGCCGTGCAGATCCTCGCGGTGCTCGACAGCTGCAGCGATGGCAGTGCGGCGATTGCCCAAGCGTATCCAGTGCAGTGCCTGCAGGTACAAGCGCGCAATGTCGGCCACGCGCGCGGGGTGGGTGCGCGGCATTTGTTGAATCAAGGTGCGCGCTGGATTTCGTGTACGGACGCCGATAGTCGTGTCGCCCCCGACTGGTTGGTGGCGCAATTGGCGCTGGGCGCCGACGCGGTATGCGGCACAGTGACCGTAGACGCCTGGAGCCAGGGCTTCGGCCCCGCCGCCCAAATTCGCTACCACCAGGCCTATGAAGCTCGCGACGGCCATCGCCATATTCACGGCGCCAACTTGGGTGTGAGTGCAAGCGCCTATGTGCAGTCCGGTGGCTTCGAGCCGCTGGCCTGCCACGAAGATGTGCAACTGGTGCGCAACCTGGAGCGGTGCGGCGCATCAATCGCCTGGAGCCACACCCCGCAGGTGACGACCAGCGCGCGCCTGGACTGCCGTGCACAAGGCGGGTTTGGCGATTACTTGAAAAGCCTGATGCAGGCCACCTGA
- a CDS encoding PIG-L deacetylase family protein yields MKPACVSEGRRGPAQIWNSAPQLAQTPAINPSSLVPRGARVVVIAPHPGDEVLACGGLLQLLSTLEHPLLLISITDGSASHPGSNLWPASRLSVIRPQESAEALRRLGMPLHSLKWIRGGFSDNALAAREQPLSQFIARYLQPSDVVFTTWRHDGNDDHDAVGRASAKACTLTGARLYEVPVWAWHWPAREGSVIPWQRARKVRLDTWSVARKLHAAHAYASQLVGDPEIGLAPILAQDLLERMREPYEIVFT; encoded by the coding sequence ATGAAGCCTGCCTGCGTAAGCGAGGGCCGTCGCGGCCCTGCGCAAATCTGGAACAGTGCGCCCCAGCTGGCGCAAACCCCCGCCATCAATCCCTCTTCACTGGTGCCCCGAGGGGCGCGAGTGGTGGTCATCGCCCCCCATCCGGGTGACGAGGTATTGGCCTGTGGGGGCTTGCTGCAACTGCTCAGCACCCTTGAACACCCACTGCTGCTGATCTCGATCACCGACGGCAGCGCCAGCCATCCAGGCTCAAACCTATGGCCGGCGAGCCGCCTGAGTGTGATTCGGCCCCAGGAAAGCGCCGAGGCATTGCGCCGCCTGGGGATGCCATTACACAGCCTGAAGTGGATTCGTGGCGGCTTTAGTGACAACGCCCTCGCCGCCCGCGAACAGCCGTTGAGCCAATTTATCGCGCGCTACCTGCAGCCCAGTGATGTGGTCTTCACCACTTGGCGCCACGACGGCAACGACGACCATGACGCCGTCGGCCGCGCCAGTGCCAAAGCCTGCACACTGACGGGGGCGCGCCTGTACGAGGTGCCGGTCTGGGCGTGGCACTGGCCTGCTCGCGAAGGCTCGGTGATCCCTTGGCAACGCGCGCGTAAAGTGCGTCTGGACACCTGGAGCGTCGCACGCAAACTGCACGCCGCCCATGCGTATGCCAGCCAATTGGTCGGCGACCCGGAAATCGGGCTGGCGCCGATACTCGCCCAGGATTTGCTGGAGCGCATGCGCGAGCCTTACGAAATCGTGTTCACCTAA
- a CDS encoding alpha/beta fold hydrolase — MHTPLKHHPLFLTFALLPFAAMGMAHADMPQAQDPVSHTQSAVGALKHIKAGLLDVAYAEAGPANGQVVILLHGWPYDIDSYADVAPLLAAKGYRVLIPYARGYGDTRFLSDNTLRNAEPAALAQDVIDFMDALNIKQAVLGGYDWGARTADIVSALWPQRVKALVSVSGYLIGNQAAGKNPLPPKAELQWWYQFYFATERGAAGYQKNTHDFAKLIWQTASPKWAFDDATFERSAKGLDNPDHVAITVFNYRWRLGLVQGEARYDALEQKLAQSPSIGVPTITLEGDANGAPHPLPEDYAKRFTGNYQFRLISGGIGHNLPQEAPAAFAKAVIDADHL; from the coding sequence ATGCATACGCCGTTGAAACATCACCCACTGTTCCTGACCTTTGCCCTGTTGCCGTTCGCTGCCATGGGCATGGCCCACGCCGACATGCCCCAGGCGCAAGACCCGGTATCGCACACCCAATCGGCTGTCGGCGCCCTCAAGCACATCAAGGCCGGCCTGCTCGATGTGGCCTACGCAGAAGCCGGTCCGGCCAACGGCCAGGTGGTCATCCTGCTGCACGGCTGGCCCTACGATATCGACAGCTACGCCGACGTCGCGCCCTTGCTTGCCGCCAAGGGCTATCGCGTGTTGATTCCGTACGCCCGTGGCTATGGCGACACCCGCTTCCTGTCGGATAACACCCTGCGCAACGCTGAGCCTGCGGCGCTGGCCCAGGACGTGATCGACTTCATGGACGCGCTGAACATCAAACAGGCCGTGCTCGGCGGCTACGACTGGGGCGCACGCACGGCGGATATTGTCTCGGCGCTCTGGCCGCAACGCGTCAAGGCGCTGGTGTCAGTGAGCGGCTACCTGATCGGCAACCAGGCTGCCGGCAAGAACCCGTTGCCGCCCAAAGCCGAATTGCAGTGGTGGTACCAGTTCTATTTCGCCACCGAGCGCGGCGCCGCCGGCTACCAGAAAAACACCCATGATTTCGCCAAGCTGATCTGGCAGACCGCTTCGCCGAAATGGGCGTTTGACGACGCCACCTTCGAGCGCAGCGCCAAAGGCCTGGACAACCCCGACCACGTCGCTATCACGGTCTTCAATTACCGCTGGCGCCTGGGCCTGGTGCAAGGCGAGGCCCGCTACGACGCACTGGAACAGAAACTCGCCCAGTCACCGTCGATTGGCGTACCCACCATCACCCTTGAAGGCGACGCCAACGGCGCACCGCACCCTCTGCCGGAAGACTATGCGAAGCGCTTCACCGGCAACTACCAATTCCGCCTGATCAGTGGCGGCATCGGTCACAACTTGCCACAGGAAGCGCCTGCGGCGTTCGCCAAGGCGGTGATTGACGCGGATCATCTGTGA
- a CDS encoding LysE family translocator, with protein sequence MDFATLSLFLPACFALNMAPGPNNLLSVSNATRYGYRTSCLAGIGRLLAFAGMIALASAGLAVVLQSSELLFYAIKVLGAAYLFYLAFQLWRANPAAQTEAATAKAGLWALARQEFLVAAGNPKAILIFTAFLPQFVVPGQPITPQFALLGAMFLMLEWIAISAYAYMGLHMRRWFAEPRGQRMFNRCCAGLLSAAATVLLMARRA encoded by the coding sequence ATGGATTTTGCCACCCTCAGCCTCTTCCTCCCGGCTTGCTTTGCCCTGAACATGGCACCCGGGCCGAACAATTTGCTGTCCGTCAGCAACGCCACGCGCTATGGCTATCGCACCTCTTGCCTCGCCGGTATTGGCCGCTTGCTGGCCTTCGCGGGCATGATCGCCCTCGCCTCAGCCGGCCTGGCGGTGGTGCTGCAAAGCTCGGAGCTGTTGTTTTACGCGATCAAGGTCCTGGGGGCGGCGTACCTGTTTTATCTGGCGTTTCAGTTGTGGCGGGCCAATCCGGCGGCGCAGACTGAAGCGGCTACGGCCAAGGCGGGATTGTGGGCATTGGCGCGTCAGGAGTTTCTGGTGGCGGCGGGTAACCCAAAAGCCATTCTGATCTTCACCGCCTTCCTCCCGCAGTTCGTAGTACCCGGCCAACCAATTACGCCGCAATTCGCACTGCTGGGCGCGATGTTCCTGATGCTGGAATGGATCGCCATCAGCGCCTACGCCTATATGGGCCTGCATATGCGCCGTTGGTTTGCCGAACCACGTGGCCAGCGGATGTTCAATCGATGCTGTGCGGGGCTGTTGTCAGCGGCAGCAACGGTGTTGTTGATGGCGCGCAGGGCCTGA
- a CDS encoding ester cyclase has protein sequence MTKTELADFYQGYIDCLNREDWDQLGHFVHPDVTYNTAPIGLAGYRAMLERDFREIPDLVFRIQLLVADPPTLASRLNFNVSPKGEFFGLPINGKTVTFDENVFYECVDGKIAHVWSVIDKAAIQQQLDG, from the coding sequence ATGACCAAAACCGAACTCGCCGACTTCTACCAGGGCTACATCGATTGCCTGAACCGTGAGGACTGGGACCAGTTGGGCCACTTCGTCCACCCGGACGTCACCTACAACACCGCCCCAATCGGCCTCGCCGGCTACCGCGCCATGCTCGAACGGGACTTCCGTGAAATCCCCGACCTGGTGTTTCGCATCCAACTGTTGGTAGCCGACCCGCCCACCCTCGCCAGCCGGTTGAATTTCAACGTCAGCCCCAAAGGTGAGTTCTTCGGGCTGCCAATCAATGGCAAGACGGTGACCTTCGATGAGAACGTATTCTATGAATGCGTCGACGGGAAAATCGCGCACGTCTGGTCAGTGATCGATAAAGCGGCGATTCAGCAACAGCTTGATGGATGA
- a CDS encoding alpha/beta hydrolase: protein MNHGVKLEARTIPVPPSISPEAQATLQRLVGADGVPLNALHAMPAPDDHDGWRHLQAAVAERYATANAGQAATLRASLHTITVENATVHVATPAAATHFAYIDLHGGALVFGGGENCRIAAGKQADLHSMICYGIDYRMPPEHPYPAALDDCMATYRHVLQHHAAEHIVIGGRSAGGNLAAAMVLRARDEGLPLPAALVLLSPEVDLTESGDSFQVNRTVDVIMPNPLIGANLLYANGADLSHPYLSPLFGDFAPGFPPTFLQSGTRDLFLSNTVRLHRALRQARVPALLHVFEAMPHGGFMGAPEDAELAAEVSEFVRTQLQRG from the coding sequence ATGAACCACGGCGTCAAACTCGAAGCACGCACAATCCCGGTCCCGCCGTCGATCAGCCCTGAAGCCCAAGCGACGCTGCAACGCCTGGTCGGCGCGGACGGCGTGCCGCTCAACGCGCTGCACGCCATGCCCGCGCCCGACGACCACGACGGCTGGCGCCATCTGCAAGCCGCCGTTGCCGAGCGTTACGCCACGGCAAACGCCGGGCAAGCGGCCACCCTGCGCGCCAGCCTGCACACCATCACCGTGGAAAATGCCACCGTGCACGTGGCCACACCGGCTGCTGCAACACACTTTGCCTATATCGACCTGCACGGCGGCGCGCTGGTATTCGGTGGCGGGGAAAACTGCCGCATCGCGGCAGGCAAGCAGGCCGATTTGCACAGCATGATCTGCTATGGCATCGATTACCGCATGCCACCCGAGCACCCTTACCCGGCCGCGCTGGATGACTGCATGGCCACCTATCGCCATGTGCTCCAGCACCACGCTGCGGAACACATCGTGATTGGCGGCCGTTCGGCCGGCGGCAACCTTGCGGCGGCCATGGTATTACGCGCCCGCGATGAAGGTTTGCCACTACCGGCGGCGTTGGTGCTGCTGTCGCCGGAGGTGGACCTTACCGAGTCCGGTGACAGTTTCCAGGTCAACCGAACCGTCGACGTGATAATGCCCAACCCGTTGATTGGCGCCAACCTGCTGTACGCCAACGGCGCCGACCTGTCGCATCCGTACCTGTCGCCATTGTTTGGCGATTTTGCACCCGGCTTCCCGCCGACCTTCCTGCAAAGCGGCACGCGGGACCTGTTCCTGTCCAACACCGTGCGCCTGCACCGCGCCTTGCGCCAGGCGCGGGTGCCTGCGCTGCTGCATGTGTTCGAGGCTATGCCCCATGGCGGTTTCATGGGCGCACCGGAAGATGCAGAGTTGGCCGCCGAGGTCTCAGAATTTGTGCGGACGCAGCTGCAGCGGGGTTGA
- the dapA gene encoding 4-hydroxy-tetrahydrodipicolinate synthase, whose protein sequence is MSSFQGIWVPVVTPFRDGAIDFIGLRRLVSHLLEKHVAGIMVCTTTGEAASLSRPEQLAVLDAVLQQVPAPRVVMGLSGNNQIELLQFQSEILERPVAGLLVPAPSYIRPSQAGLEAFFHTVADASGVPIILYDIPYRTGVTFEQATLLNIIKHPRVVAIKDCGGNLANTLALIASGEVAVLCGEDMQIFNALCLGASGAIAASAHVQTEDFVALCQQVRDNQLVEARATFFKLLPLINTLFMEPNPAPVKAALALKGLIGSELRAPMQAASARVQQALSLLV, encoded by the coding sequence ATGTCATCGTTTCAAGGTATCTGGGTTCCCGTGGTCACGCCGTTTCGTGACGGCGCCATCGACTTTATCGGCCTGCGCCGGCTGGTCAGCCATTTGCTGGAAAAGCACGTGGCCGGGATCATGGTGTGCACCACCACCGGGGAAGCCGCCTCGTTGAGTCGTCCCGAACAGCTGGCGGTGCTGGATGCAGTGTTGCAACAGGTGCCGGCGCCCCGTGTGGTGATGGGCCTGTCGGGCAACAACCAGATTGAACTGCTGCAGTTTCAGAGCGAGATCCTCGAGCGCCCGGTGGCCGGCCTGCTGGTGCCGGCGCCGAGCTATATCCGCCCTTCTCAGGCGGGCCTTGAAGCGTTTTTCCACACCGTGGCCGATGCGTCCGGCGTGCCGATCATTCTCTACGACATTCCCTACCGCACGGGCGTGACCTTCGAACAGGCCACGTTGTTGAACATCATCAAGCACCCGCGAGTCGTCGCCATCAAGGATTGTGGCGGTAACCTGGCGAATACCCTGGCGCTGATCGCCAGTGGCGAGGTGGCTGTGTTGTGTGGCGAAGACATGCAGATTTTCAACGCGCTGTGCCTGGGTGCCAGTGGCGCGATTGCGGCCTCGGCGCATGTGCAGACCGAAGACTTTGTGGCGCTGTGCCAGCAAGTGCGGGATAACCAGCTCGTCGAGGCCCGGGCGACTTTTTTCAAGTTACTGCCACTGATCAACACCCTGTTTATGGAGCCTAACCCGGCGCCGGTAAAGGCTGCGCTGGCCCTGAAGGGGTTGATCGGCAGTGAGTTGCGGGCGCCGATGCAAGCCGCCAGTGCACGGGTGCAGCAAGCATTAAGCCTGTTGGTGTAA
- a CDS encoding pyridoxal-phosphate dependent enzyme, whose product MPTLSRPAVLELIGNTPLVKVSRFDTGLCTLFLKLESQNPGGSIKDRIGLAMIDAAERDGRLRPGGTIIEATAGNTGLGLALVGRAKGYRVVLVVPDKMSTEKVLHLKAMGAEVHITRSDVGKGHPEYYQDVAARLAKDIPDSFFADQFNNPANPLAHETSTAPEIWAQTQHDVDAIVVGVGSAGTLTGLTRFFKRVQPDLAMVLADPVGSVMAEYSRSGQLETPGSWAVEGIGEDFIPSIADLSSVRHAYSISDEESFDHARQLLKAEGILGGSSTGTLLAAALRYCREQTEPKRVVTFVCDTGTRYLSKVYNDQWMKDAGLLQYKHYGDLRDLIARRFEDGRVISVSPDDTLLTAFQRMRLADVSQLPVLVDGQALVGVIDESDILLGLHNDAADFSMTVASAMTDTVQTLAPGASLAQLQAELDRGLVAIIADAAGFHGLITRVDLLNHLRRSLA is encoded by the coding sequence ATGCCCACGCTTTCCCGCCCCGCCGTACTTGAGCTGATCGGCAATACGCCGCTGGTCAAGGTCAGCCGTTTTGATACCGGCCTGTGCACGCTGTTTCTCAAACTCGAATCGCAAAACCCCGGCGGCTCGATCAAGGACCGTATCGGCCTGGCCATGATCGACGCCGCCGAGCGTGATGGTCGCCTGCGCCCGGGCGGCACCATCATTGAAGCCACCGCCGGCAACACCGGCCTGGGCCTGGCGCTGGTCGGCCGAGCCAAAGGCTACCGCGTGGTGCTGGTGGTGCCCGACAAGATGTCCACTGAAAAAGTGCTGCACTTGAAGGCCATGGGCGCCGAAGTGCATATCACCCGCTCCGACGTCGGCAAGGGCCATCCCGAGTATTACCAGGATGTCGCCGCGCGCCTGGCCAAGGACATTCCCGATTCATTCTTCGCCGACCAGTTCAACAACCCGGCCAACCCCCTCGCCCACGAAACCAGCACCGCCCCGGAGATCTGGGCGCAAACCCAGCATGATGTGGATGCGATTGTGGTGGGCGTCGGTTCAGCCGGCACGCTCACCGGCCTGACACGCTTCTTCAAGCGGGTGCAACCGGACCTGGCCATGGTGCTGGCCGACCCGGTGGGCTCGGTGATGGCCGAATACAGCCGCAGCGGCCAGTTGGAGACGCCGGGGTCGTGGGCGGTGGAAGGCATCGGCGAAGACTTCATTCCGTCGATTGCCGACCTCTCCAGCGTGCGTCACGCCTACTCCATCAGCGATGAAGAAAGCTTCGACCACGCCCGCCAGCTACTCAAGGCCGAAGGTATCCTGGGCGGCTCATCCACCGGCACCCTGCTGGCCGCCGCCCTGCGCTACTGCCGCGAACAAACCGAACCGAAACGGGTGGTCACCTTCGTCTGCGACACGGGGACGCGCTACTTGTCGAAGGTTTACAACGACCAATGGATGAAGGACGCGGGCCTGCTGCAATACAAACACTACGGCGACTTGCGCGACCTGATTGCGCGCCGTTTCGAAGACGGCCGAGTCATCAGCGTCAGCCCCGACGACACCTTGCTCACCGCCTTCCAGCGCATGCGCCTGGCGGACGTGTCACAACTGCCGGTGCTGGTGGACGGCCAGGCGCTGGTGGGGGTGATCGATGAATCCGACATTCTGCTGGGCCTGCACAATGACGCCGCGGACTTCTCCATGACCGTCGCCAGTGCCATGACCGATACCGTGCAAACCCTCGCCCCCGGCGCCAGCCTGGCCCAATTGCAGGCGGAACTGGATCGCGGCCTGGTCGCCATCATCGCCGACGCAGCGGGCTTCCACGGCCTGATAACCCGCGTCGACTTGCTCAATCACCTACGGAGATCCCTTGCATGA
- a CDS encoding cystathionine gamma-synthase, producing the protein MSQPDKSAFATRVIHAGQSPDPTTGALMPPIYANSTYLQDSPGVHKGFDYGRSHNPTRFALERCVADLEGGSQAFAFASGLAAISTVLELLDAGAHVVSGNDLYGGTFRLFDKVRQRSAGHRFSFVDLTDLAAFEASLQDDTRMVWVETPSNPLLSLTDLSAIARICRDRGILCVADNTFASPWIQRPLELGVDIVVHSTTKYLNGHSDVIGGIAIVGHNPDLAERLGFLQNSVGAIAGPFDAFLTLRGVKTLALRMERHCSNALDLATWLEQQPQVSRVYYPGLASHPQHALARRQMRGFGGMISVDLNTDLAGATRFLENVKIFALAESLGGVESLIEHPAIMTHASIPAATRAQLGIGDGLVRLSVGVEDVEDLRADLAQALALI; encoded by the coding sequence ATGAGTCAGCCCGATAAAAGCGCCTTTGCCACCCGCGTGATCCACGCCGGGCAATCACCCGACCCGACCACGGGAGCGCTGATGCCGCCGATCTATGCCAACTCCACCTACCTGCAAGACAGCCCCGGCGTGCACAAGGGCTTTGATTACGGTCGCTCGCACAACCCAACGCGTTTTGCCCTGGAGCGTTGCGTCGCCGACCTTGAGGGCGGCAGCCAGGCGTTCGCCTTTGCATCCGGGCTGGCCGCGATCTCCACCGTGCTGGAACTGCTGGATGCCGGTGCGCATGTGGTCTCCGGCAACGACCTGTACGGTGGCACCTTCCGCCTGTTCGACAAGGTACGCCAACGCAGCGCCGGGCACCGTTTCAGCTTTGTCGACCTGACTGACCTGGCGGCGTTTGAAGCGTCGTTGCAGGATGACACGCGCATGGTCTGGGTCGAGACCCCGAGCAACCCGCTGCTGAGCCTCACCGACCTCAGCGCCATCGCGCGCATCTGCCGTGACCGTGGCATCCTCTGCGTGGCTGACAACACGTTCGCCAGCCCGTGGATTCAACGGCCGCTGGAGTTGGGTGTCGACATCGTGGTGCACTCCACCACCAAATACCTCAACGGCCACTCCGACGTGATCGGCGGCATCGCCATCGTCGGCCACAACCCGGACCTGGCCGAGCGCCTGGGTTTCCTGCAAAACTCGGTCGGCGCCATCGCTGGCCCGTTCGATGCCTTTTTGACCCTGCGCGGCGTGAAAACCCTGGCGCTGCGCATGGAGCGCCATTGCAGCAACGCCCTGGACCTGGCGACCTGGCTGGAACAACAGCCGCAAGTGTCACGGGTTTACTACCCGGGCCTGGCGTCACACCCGCAACACGCGCTGGCGCGTCGGCAAATGCGCGGGTTTGGCGGGATGATTTCAGTGGACTTGAACACTGACCTGGCTGGCGCTACGCGCTTTCTGGAGAACGTCAAGATCTTCGCCCTGGCCGAGAGCCTGGGCGGTGTGGAAAGCCTGATCGAACACCCGGCGATCATGACCCATGCCAGCATCCCGGCGGCGACGCGGGCGCAATTGGGCATTGGTGATGGGTTGGTGCGGTTGTCGGTGGGGGTTGAGGACGTGGAGGATCTAAGGGCAGACCTGGCCCAGGCGTTGGCACTTATCTAA